TTCATCATGAGGAGTCAGCTATTTTCGCCACATCCCCTCTACTAGCTTGTAAATCAATCCAACTTCCTCGGACATTATTTCCTCCCAGGACTTAATCTTAGGGGGTTCCACCGCGACAACGCCTTTCTCTAAAATGTCAATGGCCTTCACCGTTAACGCCTCAAGATCCCATTCCTCGACCAACTCCACACCAGGCAACCCACCATAATAGATCTCAATGGCCGGTATCTTGTAAGCTACGACTGGAGTGTTGAGATATAAGGATTCTAGGACAGCATAGGAAAAAGAATCTACGTGGCTTGGGTAGAGCATGAGCTTTGCTTTTGCAACTATTTCAAACCTTTTCTCTCTCGGGACAAACCCGGTGAAAGCAACCTTGTCCCCTATTCCTAGCTTTCTGCAAACCCTCTTAATGCGTAAATAAGATGGAAGAGGTATGTTTCCAGTTATAACCAGTTTAAGGTCTGGAAACCTTTTCGAGATATATTTAAAGGTGATTAAAGCCTCTATAAGGCCTTTATCAGCCGTTGCCCTTCCACCGAAAACCACATAGTTTCCTTTTTCTCCAACATTATTCTTGATTCTCTGCATAGCTTCTAAGTCTTTTTCATCGAGTGATACTCCGGGATCAAGGCTTTTCGCTCTGTTTAGCCATTCATTCCCCATCTCCACGGGTATGGCTTTCGATACGCATAACACTAGATCGTATTTCCTCAGTCGATTTTCAAGTCGGGAACTACGCAAATACCCTATGAGAGAATATCTAACTATTGCCTCACTCTCAAACATCACCTCCTCAAGTGGTGAGCTACTTATTGATTTCCTCCATAACAACGATGCTTTAAGGATGTTTGAGAGCCTCTTTCTAGAACCATAGAATGGGGGAAGCTGGAGAAGAACCATGCTACGAGCATTAAAATATTCTGCGAGAACCCCTCCAGCATGAACAGCATCCCAGACTTCGTGGAGAGAAATCACAACTTCATACTGCGCGGCGTTTACTTTCAGTTGTACCGAGCCTGGAATTATAATTGCTAAATTTTCTAAAACCCCCTTAGAATTAGCGATCTCACCCAGTTTGTAGAATATTCTAGATAGGTTTGAGTATCCTCCAAGCTTTACACCAGTATTCCTTAGCTCTGTCAGGAAGCCCAGGGAGGCCTGTAATAATCTTTTATCACCCCATAATCCCCAGGGAATAAAAAGGTAAGTATCGAAGAATTTTGCATACTCTTTTAAAGAACGCGTAGCGCGAAGACCCCCACCGGTTAAGGGCGAGGGATTGGCGACAACTAGCATGCTAGGTTTTTTCTTTACATCCATGAAAATACACCATGATATCTGAATTGAACACTTGCATCTGACACATGCCGGGGCTAGGATTTACTTACACTACTAATTCCTTAAATTCATATTTTAAGGAAAAACGCTACACAGTGCTTCTTCAATATTGTAAAATAGCTTGACATTATTTTGAGTTCACATGGATTGTAATCTGCCTAGTCGGTAAGTTGGAATGGTTGACGCTTACATTTCGAAGTTCTTTCACATCAGCTTTATTTATATTCCCGTAGTGGAGAAGGCAGGTTGCTTTAAACGTCTTGAACGTTTTCCCTATATTGAAGAGTTATGCGTAAATATTTTGGTTCGGAGTAGTGTTTTCGCCGTGAACGCTGTATAGGATTTTTGTTTATTCATGTTAATGAATTTTGTAGTGCTTCGCGACCAGTAGAGCACTTAAATAATCTTCATGGAGTTAGTCAAGACATCCGTGCACCGGTCTTATTAAAAGCTTGAATAAGCTTACATCAACCAGTATTGTATAAGCGAGGTTATGAGCAGTTGTTAAGCCACGATGACTGCTGAACACCAAGTATGTGTAGAGTCTCCATCAACAGGTATTTTCAAGCAAGTTAGTGGACGGTCCATGAAGGGGTTTACGCTTCTAGAGCTAATGATCCGTGCCTTGGCGACAAGGTTTAAATACCTCCTCGGACTGGACTGACCGACTGGGATGGTTTGGATTTTCCGGATGGTCTCGGAGCAGGGGTTGGCGTTCAAAGAAGCTGTCTGTTGCTGGGAGGGATATCGAAGGGCTTTCAAGCTTTTTCATCGGAACAGTGGTGGATTTTAGCAGGGAGAGGTTCGAGGTTTTAAGGAATAGTGCGTTAAGGGTGGTTAGTGCTGGGAGGTCGTACTTGCTTGTTGGAAAGCATTTTGTCGCTATTCCCAGGACACGCTGGTGGAAGAACAAGGTTTTAAACGTCTTGAGCACGGATTCAGGGGAGGATGTTGCCGAGCTTCCTTTCGAACCGGGGCAGTGCGATTATATCTACATAAATGAGTTCAGCGTCAAGGCAGGGGAGGATGGCAGAATTGTTTTCAACCGGATCTGCTTCTACAAGGAATACACTATTGCCGTGGGGCTGGCGATAGGCCCGAAGAACGCGGAGCTACTGGATGAGGAGGTTTTGAAAATAATACTTCCCCATCTAGACTTCCGGC
This is a stretch of genomic DNA from Thermosphaera aggregans DSM 11486. It encodes these proteins:
- a CDS encoding glycosyltransferase; the encoded protein is MDVKKKPSMLVVANPSPLTGGGLRATRSLKEYAKFFDTYLFIPWGLWGDKRLLQASLGFLTELRNTGVKLGGYSNLSRIFYKLGEIANSKGVLENLAIIIPGSVQLKVNAAQYEVVISLHEVWDAVHAGGVLAEYFNARSMVLLQLPPFYGSRKRLSNILKASLLWRKSISSSPLEEVMFESEAIVRYSLIGYLRSSRLENRLRKYDLVLCVSKAIPVEMGNEWLNRAKSLDPGVSLDEKDLEAMQRIKNNVGEKGNYVVFGGRATADKGLIEALITFKYISKRFPDLKLVITGNIPLPSYLRIKRVCRKLGIGDKVAFTGFVPREKRFEIVAKAKLMLYPSHVDSFSYAVLESLYLNTPVVAYKIPAIEIYYGGLPGVELVEEWDLEALTVKAIDILEKGVVAVEPPKIKSWEEIMSEEVGLIYKLVEGMWRK